A portion of the Pseudomonas synxantha BG33R genome contains these proteins:
- a CDS encoding SDR family oxidoreductase, giving the protein MSAPSVVIAGCGDVGSRLASQLLASEWEVHGLRRDISRLPDGVIGIAGDLFKKDCPDTWPIGGVDYLVYCAAATDHDEAGYRAAYVQGLQHVLEWLDDYGQTPKHLLFVSSSSVYGQQNGEWVDETSETQAKGYSGQVMLEAEQVALNSGIPATIVRLTGIYGPGREWLLTQVRQGYRVAVDPPLYGNRIHADDAAGLLAFLLRHVEQGGALDKVYIGVDDAPAPLAEVVGWLREYLGVTEWAEDASVRRAGSKQCSNARIKALGWVPTYPTYREGYTAILKG; this is encoded by the coding sequence ATGTCTGCGCCTTCTGTTGTGATTGCCGGTTGCGGTGATGTGGGTAGTCGGCTGGCTAGCCAATTGCTGGCCTCGGAATGGGAGGTCCACGGCCTGCGCCGCGATATTTCACGCTTGCCCGACGGCGTGATCGGCATCGCTGGCGATCTGTTCAAAAAGGATTGCCCGGACACCTGGCCGATCGGCGGGGTGGATTATCTGGTGTACTGCGCCGCTGCCACCGACCACGACGAGGCCGGCTATCGCGCCGCCTACGTGCAAGGGTTGCAGCATGTATTGGAGTGGCTGGACGACTACGGCCAGACGCCCAAGCATTTGCTGTTTGTCTCCAGCAGCAGTGTGTATGGGCAGCAGAACGGCGAGTGGGTCGACGAAACGTCAGAGACGCAAGCGAAGGGTTATTCCGGGCAGGTGATGCTGGAAGCTGAGCAAGTGGCGCTCAATAGTGGTATTCCGGCCACCATCGTGCGGCTGACCGGGATTTACGGCCCGGGTCGTGAATGGCTGTTGACCCAGGTGCGTCAAGGCTACCGCGTAGCGGTTGACCCGCCTTTATATGGCAACCGGATTCACGCCGATGATGCGGCCGGGTTGTTGGCCTTTTTATTGCGGCACGTGGAGCAGGGCGGTGCATTGGACAAGGTGTACATCGGTGTCGATGATGCGCCTGCGCCACTGGCAGAGGTGGTGGGTTGGTTGCGCGAGTACCTGGGCGTAACCGAATGGGCTGAGGACGCCAGTGTGCGCCGTGCCGGCAGTAAGCAATGCAGCAATGCGCGCATCAAGGCGCTGGGTTGGGTGCCAACATACCCGACTTACCGGGAAGGCTATACCGCCATCCTGAAAGGCTGA
- the exbB gene encoding tonB-system energizer ExbB — MTRNTTPASPTKPHSPSRAWRAIAAMLFSVLLAPTAAFADATAPATPAATEQNAAAPTAPAVAPVATDPAQATGDAAPANETGVVLEEDNTLGMAHDLSPWGMYQNADVVVKAVMIGLAIASIITWTIWIAKGFELLGAKRRLRAEIVHLKKATTLKEASETATKKGTLANTLVHDALEEMRLSANTREKEGIKERVAFRLERLVAACGRNMSSGTGVLATIGSTAPFVGLFGTVWGIMNSFIGIAKTQTTNLAVVAPGIAEALLATALGLVAAIPAVVIYNVFARSIAGYKAQVSDASAEVLLLVSRDLDHLPTERSSQPHMVKVG; from the coding sequence ATGACACGTAATACAACCCCCGCTTCGCCAACCAAGCCTCACAGCCCATCCCGCGCCTGGCGTGCGATTGCTGCGATGCTGTTCAGCGTCCTGCTGGCACCGACCGCCGCATTCGCTGATGCCACCGCACCCGCCACTCCGGCAGCTACCGAGCAGAATGCTGCTGCCCCGACGGCGCCTGCCGTTGCGCCAGTGGCTACCGACCCGGCCCAGGCCACGGGCGACGCCGCACCTGCCAACGAAACCGGCGTTGTGCTGGAAGAAGACAACACCCTGGGCATGGCCCACGACCTGTCGCCATGGGGCATGTACCAGAATGCCGACGTAGTGGTGAAGGCCGTGATGATCGGCCTGGCCATCGCGTCGATCATCACCTGGACCATCTGGATTGCCAAAGGCTTCGAGCTGCTGGGCGCCAAGCGTCGTCTGCGCGCTGAAATCGTCCACCTGAAAAAAGCCACTACCCTCAAGGAAGCGAGCGAAACCGCAACCAAAAAGGGCACCCTGGCCAACACCCTGGTGCACGACGCGCTGGAAGAAATGCGCCTGTCGGCCAACACCCGCGAAAAAGAAGGCATCAAGGAACGCGTGGCGTTCCGCCTGGAGCGCTTGGTTGCCGCTTGCGGCCGTAACATGAGCAGCGGCACCGGCGTACTCGCCACCATCGGTTCCACCGCGCCGTTTGTCGGCCTGTTCGGCACCGTATGGGGCATCATGAACAGCTTCATCGGCATCGCCAAAACCCAGACCACCAACCTCGCCGTCGTTGCCCCCGGCATCGCTGAAGCCCTGTTGGCCACTGCCCTGGGCCTGGTTGCCGCGATTCCAGCGGTGGTGATCTACAACGTCTTCGCCCGTTCGATCGCCGGCTACAAGGCTCAGGTATCGGATGCGTCGGCAGAAGTCCTGCTGCTGGTCAGCCGTGACCTCGATCACCTACCTACCGAGCGCAGCTCGCAACCGCACATGGTGAAAGTGGGGTAA
- the exbD gene encoding TonB system transport protein ExbD, with protein sequence MGLHLNQGDDELVENHEINVTPFIDVMLVLLIIFMVAAPLATVDIKVDLPASSAKPAPRPEKPIFLSVKADQRLFLGEEEVKAETLGPVLDAKTQGKKDTTIFFQADKGVDYGDLMSVMDALRAAGYLKVGLVGLETAAKK encoded by the coding sequence ATGGGCCTGCATTTGAATCAAGGCGACGACGAACTCGTCGAGAACCACGAAATCAACGTTACGCCGTTTATCGACGTGATGCTGGTGCTGCTGATCATCTTCATGGTGGCTGCACCGTTGGCCACCGTGGACATCAAGGTTGACCTGCCCGCCTCCAGCGCCAAGCCGGCGCCGCGGCCGGAGAAGCCGATTTTCCTCAGCGTCAAGGCGGATCAACGCCTGTTCCTGGGCGAAGAAGAGGTCAAGGCTGAAACCCTGGGGCCGGTGCTCGACGCCAAGACTCAGGGCAAGAAAGACACGACGATCTTCTTCCAGGCCGACAAGGGCGTGGACTACGGTGACCTGATGAGCGTGATGGATGCCCTGCGGGCAGCCGGCTACCTCAAGGTAGGCCTGGTCGGACTTGAGACGGCAGCCAAGAAATGA
- a CDS encoding energy transducer TonB family protein has translation MITTRHKLTRYGTSLAVVLGVHAVAIIIALQWSAPQVIQLPPAAMVIDLAPLPAPPPPPAPPKVVAPPPPPVEELPLPKLAEAPKPTIQVPKPVKPKPKPQPPKPVEKKPDPPKEKPSEEPPSETPPSNAPAQKSAQPAPGPSAQQLAAQASWQSTLLAHLQKYKKYPPGAQQRGKEGMNRLRFVVDGEGNVLSYELEGRSGNADLDRATLEMIRKAQPLPKPPADLLKNGSVELVAPFVYNIDKRRR, from the coding sequence ATGATCACGACGCGCCACAAACTGACGCGTTACGGCACCAGCCTCGCCGTCGTGCTGGGCGTGCATGCCGTCGCGATCATCATCGCGCTCCAATGGTCCGCGCCGCAGGTGATCCAGTTGCCGCCGGCCGCGATGGTCATCGACCTGGCGCCGCTGCCAGCGCCACCGCCGCCGCCGGCACCGCCCAAGGTCGTGGCGCCACCGCCGCCACCGGTTGAAGAGCTGCCCCTGCCGAAATTGGCCGAGGCGCCCAAACCGACGATCCAGGTGCCCAAGCCGGTCAAGCCCAAACCCAAGCCGCAACCGCCCAAGCCCGTGGAGAAAAAGCCCGATCCGCCCAAGGAGAAACCGTCCGAGGAGCCACCGAGCGAAACGCCGCCGAGCAACGCGCCTGCGCAAAAATCCGCCCAGCCCGCTCCCGGTCCTTCGGCACAACAGCTTGCCGCCCAGGCATCCTGGCAAAGTACCCTGCTGGCGCACCTGCAGAAGTACAAGAAGTACCCGCCGGGCGCCCAGCAACGTGGCAAGGAAGGCATGAACCGCTTGCGCTTCGTGGTCGATGGCGAAGGCAATGTACTGTCCTACGAACTGGAAGGCCGCTCCGGCAACGCCGACCTGGACCGTGCGACCCTGGAGATGATCCGCAAGGCTCAACCCTTGCCCAAACCGCCTGCCGACTTGTTGAAAAACGGCAGTGTCGAACTGGTTGCGCCCTTCGTTTACAACATCGATAAACGTCGCCGCTAG
- a CDS encoding hydrogen peroxide-inducible genes activator, giving the protein MTLTELRYIVTLAQEQHFGHAAERCHVSQPTLSVGVKKLEDELGVLIFERSKSAVRLTPVGEGIVAQAQKVLEQAQSIRELAQAGKNQLTAPLKVGAIYTVGPYLFPHLIPQLHRVAPQMPLYIEENFTHVLRDKLRNGELDAIIIALPFNEADVLTLPLYDEPFYVLMPASHPWTKKDTIDAGLLNDKSLLLLGEGHCFRDQVLEACPTLTKGNEGAKHTTVESSSLETIRHMVASGLGISILPLSAVDSHHYAQGVIEVRPLTPPVPFRTVAIAWRASFPRPKAIEILADSIRLCSVAKPPAAS; this is encoded by the coding sequence ATGACTCTTACAGAATTACGCTACATCGTGACCCTCGCCCAAGAACAGCACTTCGGCCATGCCGCCGAGCGTTGCCACGTCAGCCAGCCGACGCTGTCGGTGGGCGTGAAAAAGCTTGAAGACGAACTCGGTGTGCTGATTTTCGAGCGCAGCAAGAGCGCCGTGCGCCTCACCCCAGTGGGCGAAGGCATCGTTGCCCAGGCCCAGAAGGTCCTGGAACAAGCGCAAAGCATTCGCGAGCTGGCCCAGGCCGGCAAGAACCAGCTGACCGCACCGCTCAAGGTTGGCGCGATCTACACTGTCGGCCCTTACCTGTTCCCGCACCTGATCCCGCAACTGCACCGCGTCGCGCCGCAGATGCCGCTGTATATCGAAGAAAACTTCACCCACGTGCTGCGCGACAAACTGCGCAACGGCGAGTTGGACGCGATCATCATCGCCCTGCCGTTCAACGAGGCGGACGTGCTGACCCTGCCGCTCTACGACGAGCCGTTCTACGTGCTGATGCCGGCCTCGCACCCGTGGACCAAAAAGGACACCATCGACGCCGGCCTGCTCAACGACAAGAGCCTGCTGCTGCTCGGCGAAGGCCACTGCTTCCGCGACCAGGTACTGGAAGCCTGCCCGACCCTGACCAAGGGCAACGAAGGCGCCAAGCACACCACGGTGGAATCCAGCTCCCTGGAAACCATTCGCCATATGGTCGCTTCCGGCCTGGGTATTTCGATCCTGCCGCTGTCAGCGGTAGACAGCCATCACTACGCTCAAGGCGTGATCGAAGTTCGCCCACTCACGCCTCCGGTGCCGTTCCGTACCGTGGCGATCGCCTGGCGCGCCAGCTTCCCACGCCCCAAGGCAATTGAGATTCTCGCCGACTCGATCCGCCTGTGTTCGGTGGCCAAGCCGCCCGCTGCGAGCTAA